In Rhinatrema bivittatum chromosome 17, aRhiBiv1.1, whole genome shotgun sequence, one genomic interval encodes:
- the QSER1 gene encoding glutamine and serine-rich protein 1 isoform X3 produces the protein MHGVVSNTTETSVMNFLTAIESRTAQAASSGTTLLPQFRATSWQPGMHSSTELFVTGALPTSGTFPPTSALSAYQHPNTFTSRNFVTTPSLTLQDATFSATTNGLLTHDPILQIKASSSPVPTALAFDRLGSAVLSTSIPPQSSTYRSAQESAPHLLQPQFSLLPSALGGVQQASQPFSTSVFTGSTASIERALQRECSVIKHHQRPSSTLTVSQHSLPCYLSSGISFQDTLRQSTLTCSPLGDITQMSNGGPHQKTSQVSVELTQSYPSVIPSPGYPLSSTKAKNCAVKQPPRSSKNPKPQSVASPTQAPSYPKSAQNQSSVIASQTQIHAAAQLPSLLTVSQSQKFISSQSPNIPPVSHAQGFSSSKSETLPSLYKTLTLLSTPSQTITSDSPTLSYSSGQQPVPPSATDENYSDQTRDLPSANQSQSYPSSLSQGLSPVSQSQVSYSSQSQILSAVSPSESYTSGQNLTIASPSHSLPFSSSQVQNLSSSSPSQNYISLCASQNTQTQKSPPPQKFLPTVQSNFTSPVHSQTLQSRSASNTKSYAKRKSDSNLFASSKHDDEFPIQDLQALQQASLEPATQTLVEGEIGDQEEAYRVSKADDRYPQSVIRSHSRLEDEVGLTLQGCKKDVAHHISIASHDIKKVANLMQSSQVNVSAKELSQQQPLVHKVHETKITEHQDQISSTSAQIQAHAARQAQQLRLPSAQVLLESACDLHILQQSMLQSSLGQTKTSTQTHQIQSPQQAQFLQMDGHIIHSNGGQPQLYPQTSDVMKINIAEPSKHLQQHLTTKTNFSQSNQHDSKNQFVSLGSVCFPDSILLTDERNILSNVDDILAATAAACGVTPQEFAKSTSNEENPSLENAEDSKSRFQSIDLRRLSPNFSSSPAMVAKLQNMHNLSVNGSQMTVNLSSVSSLQSKNIILDQTNMEASDQTIRIGSPSTGIAHKEQEQISAIVKKRSSTSQESEEDNEILGNGRAEFASSGKSLSEESATSDNDFNMSIDDGNQTNGLLQPKTELQPSLCSGAKGDDENQGMTLESHQKREKGKIQNKSTAEDESGTQRQIKQACQSKRPNSKGTDMFFPLSPHIGESHDGYQHEERIRQKIKEVEEKQPEVKMGFIGSFLDFLKSGPKQQFSTPAVRMTNRNRRQSPLMVRAAQPPPPKPQPVPPAAMEASATSPPKPAEEEVKKNLEPLPSFSSDDEEDDSVGGSNDLQKSISTALSALDDTADKKNRSEAEKVIVKQESPRASSPVVSVQEKPKAAESHAPAECGDSSDELARSQLTVAVEGYTDEGNSDSGGEGMYRERDEFVVKIEDIESLKVALSAGKEPPAIWKVQKALLQKFVPEMRNGKREFSATNSYLGYFGDAKTKYKRVYVKFIENANKKEYVRVCSKKPRIKPPQIARPVHAKLANSKAVDPPALKSPAAKPLASKSPAAKVSSSSVKPKVKQPKVKAEPPPKKRKKWKEETPPCPSAASPEAQTDEDEFEPPAPFVTRFLNTRAMKETFKSYMELLFSIALDSDIIQALEKGDDVLLMPHMIKIDGMLNDTRRRLLSKLHLDKSFKRALDSFPNLTVISRETKTKNGGSVISKIKMTGKTYNKQTLRISKTNPKMCQEFAVDPERIHLCSLYHSLHHYKYHVYLRCKEEVLSLQKGNRDLRQEQILQLCMKNRKWLEELFEKFGDLLNHVQQKCL, from the exons ATGCATGGTGTGGTCAGTAACACTACAGAAACTTCCGTGATGAATTTTCTCACTGCGATCGAATCTCGCACTGCTCAGGCTGCTTCTTCAGGAACTACTCTCTTACCACAATTCAGGGCTACATCGTGGCAGCCAG GTATGCATTCCTCAACGGAATTATTTGTTACTGGAGCACTACCAACATCTGGAACATTTCCACCAACGTCTGCCCTCTCAGCCTATCAGCATCCAAATACTTtcacttctagaaactttgtcactACCCCATCTCTAACACTTCAGGATGCAACTTTCAGTGCTACAACCAATGGTCTTCTGACTCATGACCCTATACTGCAGATTAAAGCATCGTCTAGCCCTGTCCCAACTGCTTTGGCATTTGATCGCCTTGGGAGTGCAGTTTTAAGTACCAGCATACCCCCTCAGTCTTCAACATATCGATCAGCTCAAGAGTCGGCACCCCACCTCTTGCAGCCTCAGTTTAGTTTGTTGCCTTCAGCACTTGGAGGAGTGCAGCAGGCTTCCCAGCCATTCAGTACTTCAGTCTTTACAGGTTCCACTGCCTCCATTGAACGAGCACTTCAGCGTGAATGTAGTGTTATTAAACACCATCAGCGGCCTTCCAGTACACTGACTGTTTCTCAGCATTCCTTACCATGTTATTTATCAAGTGGAATTAGCTTTCAGGATACACTGAGGCAGTCCACGCTGACTTGTAGTCCATTAGGAGATATTACTCAGATGAGTAATGGAGGACCACATCAGAAGACCTCTCAAGTTTCAGTGGAACTTACTCAGTCATACCCATCAGTCATTCCATCGCCTGGATATCCGCTTTCTTCAACAAAGGCAAAAAACTGTGCAGTAAAACAACCCCCAAGATCATCAAAAAATCCTAAGCCTCAAAGCGTAGCCTCTCCTACGCAGGCACCAAGTTACCCCAAGTCTGCGCAAAACCAGAGTTCTGTGATAGCAAGTCAGACGCAAATCCATGCAGCAGCACAGCTACCGAGTCTTCTGACAGTCAGCCAGTCGCAAAAGTTCATTTCATCCCAGTCACCAAATATTCCACCTGTCAGTCATGCTCAAGGGTTCTCATCCAGCAAATCAGAGACATTGCCTTCCTTATATAAAACACTGACGTTACTTTCTACGCCATCACAAACCATAACTTCTGACAGTCCAACACTAAGTTACTCTTCTGGTCAGCAACCTGTACCTCCTTCAGCTACAGATGAGAACTATTCTGATCAAACGAGGGATCTGCCTTCTGCTAACCAATCTCAGAGTTATCCTTCCAGTCTCTCTCAGGGTTTATCTCCAGTTAGCCAATCGCAGGTCAGTTACTCATCTCAGTCACAAATTTTGTCAGCCGTTAGTCCTTCAGAAAGTTATACTTCAGGGCAAAATTTGACAATAGCCTCACCTTCGCATTCTCTTCCATTTTCTTCTTCTCAAGTACAGAACTTGTCATCATCTAGTCCATCCCAGAATTACATTTCCTTGTGTGCTTCCCAAAATACTCAAACACAGAAATCACCACCTCCACAAAAATTTTTGCCAACTGTCCAGTCTAACTTTACATCTCCAGTTCATTCACAGACATTACAGAGTAGGTCTGCCTCCAATACAAAATCCTATGCTAAAAGGAAATCTGATTCCAATTTGTTTGCTTCCTCAAAGCATGACGATGAATTTCCAATACAGGATTTACAGGCATTACAGCAAGCTTCTCTTGAACCTGCAACTCAGACACTGGTTGAAGGTGAAATTGGTGACCAGGAGGAGGCCTACAGGGTGTCTAAGGCAGATGACAGATATCCCCAAAGTGTAATCAGGAGTCACTCTCGTCTTGAGGATGAAGTTGGGCTAACTCTTCAAGGGTGTAAAAAAGATGTGGCACATCACATCAGCATAGCTAGTCATGATATTAAAAAGGTAGCTAATTTAATGCAATCATCCCAGGTTAATGTTAGTGCTAAAGAGTTAAGTCAGCAGCAGCCTCTTGTACATAAGGTACATGaaacaaaaatcacagaacatcaggatcAGATTAGCAGCACATCAGCCCAAATTCAGGCTCATGCAGCAAGACAGGCTCAGCAGCTACGGTTGCCTAGTGCACAGGTACTTTtagaatctgcttgtgatttacacATTCTTCAGCAATCAATGCTACAATCAAGCTTAGGACAAACAAAGACATCAACACAAACGCATCAGATTCAGAGTCCTCAACAGGCTCAGTTTCTTCAAATGGATGGCCATATTATTCATAGTAATGGCGGTCAACCTCAACTCTATCCTCAAACCTCAGATGTTATGAAAATTAACATTGCAGAGCCCTCAAAACATTTGCAGCAACATTTGACTACAAAAACTAATTTCAGCCAGTCAAATCAACATGATTCCAAGAATCAGTTTGTTTCCCTTGGATCGGTTTGTTTCCCGGATTCAATTCTTCTTACCGATGAAAGGAATATTTTGTCAAATGTTGATGATATCCTAGCAGCTACAGCAGCAGCTTGTGGGGTTACACCACAGGAGTTTGCTAAATCTACGTCTAATGAAGAAAACCCATCTCTTGAAAATGCTGAGGATTCTAAATCTCGTTTTCAGTCTATAGACCTTAGACGTTTGAGTCCAAACTTCAGTTCTTCACCAGCCATGGTTGCTAAGCTACAAAACATGCATAATCTTTCTGTAAATGGAAGCCAAATGACAGTAAACCTTTCCTCAGTGTCTTCTCTACAGTCAAAAAACATAATCCTTGATCAAACAAATATGGAGGCTTCTGATCAAACTATACGAATAGGCTCTCCATCGACTGGAATTGCACACAAGGAGCAAGAACAGATTTCTGCTATTGTTAAGAAACGGTCTAGCACTAGCCAAGAATCTGAAGAAGATAATGAGATTCTAGGTAATGGCAGAGCAGAATTTGCTTCAAGTGGCAAGAGTCTTAGTGAAGAAAGTGCCACATCGGACAATGATTTCAATATGAGTATTGATGATGGTAACCAGACTAACGGTCTACTGCAGCCAAAAACTGAGCTCCAACCCTCTCTTTGTTCTGGTGCTAAGGGTGATGATGAAAACCAAGGTATGACACTAGAAAGccatcaaaagagagaaaaagggaaaatacAAAATAAGTCAACTGCAGAGGATGAGAGTGGTACCCAGAGGCAAATAAAACAAGCTTGTCAAAGCAAGCGTCCAAATTCAAAAGGAACTGATATGTTTTTTCCACTTTCTCCCCACATTGGTGAAAGTCATGATGGTTATCAGCATGAGGAAAGAATAAGGCAAAAAATCAAAGAAGTAGAGGAAAAACAGCCAGAAGTTAAAATGGGATTTATTGGATCATTTttagactttttaaaatctggaccCAAGCAACAATTTTCAACTCCTGCTGTACGGATGACAAACCGCAATAGGCGACAGTCTCCACTGATGGTTCGGGCagctcagccaccaccaccaaagcCTCAGCCAGTGCCTCCGGCTGCCATGGAGGCTAGCGCTACAAGTCCACCCAAACCAGCTGAAGAGGAGGTGAAGAAAAACTTGGAACCTTTGCCTTCGTTTTCTTCTGATGACGAGGAGGATGATTCTGTAGGCGGCAGTAATGATCTTCAAAAGAGCATCTCTACAGCCTTGTCTGCTTTAGATGATACTGCAGATAAAAAGAACAGATCAG AAGCTGAGAAGGTGATTGTAAAGCAAGAGTCTCCTCGTGCCTCGTCACCTGTAGTGAGTGTTCAAGAAAAGCCAAAAGCGGCTGAGTCTCACGCGCCGGCTGAATGTGGTGATTCTTCAGATGAGTTGGCCAGATCACAATTAACTGTTGCAGTAGAAGGATACACCGATGAGGGAAATTCAGACAGTGGTGGAGAGGGGATGTACAGAGAACGTGACGAATTTGTAGTGAAGATTGAAGACATCGAATCACTGAAG GTTGCACTGAGTGCTGGAAAAGAACCCCCTGCAATCTGGAAAGTACAGAAGGCTTTGTTGCAGAAGTTTGTCCCCGAGATGCGGAATGGAAAAAGAGAGTTTTCTGCTACTAACAGT TACCTTGGCTACTTTGGTGATGCAAAGACTAAATACAAACGGGTATACGTCAAGTTCATAGAAAATGCGAACAAAAAAGAATACGTGAGAGTGTGTTcaaagaagccaagaatcaaaccTCCGCAGATTGCCAG GCCCGTTCATGCCAAGTTGGCTAATAGCAAAGCTGTCGATCCTCCTGCATTAAAATCCCCAGCTGCAAAACCACTGGCTTCAAAAAGCCCAGCTGCAAaagtctcctcctcctcagtgaaACCCAAAGTTAAACAGCCAAAAGTGAAAGCTGAGCCCCCACCAAAGAAACGGAAGAAGTGGAAAGAGGAGACGCCCCCGTGCCCTTCTGCCGCGTCTCCTGAAGCACAGACGGATGAGGATG AATTTGAACCCCCTGCTCCTTTTGTAACTCGCTTTTTGAATACAAGAGCTATGAAGGAGACTTTTAAAAGTTACATGGAGCTACTCTTTAGCATTGCTTTAGACTCTGATATTATTCAGGCCTTGGAAAAAGGCGAcg
- the QSER1 gene encoding glutamine and serine-rich protein 1 isoform X4 has protein sequence MHSSTELFVTGALPTSGTFPPTSALSAYQHPNTFTSRNFVTTPSLTLQDATFSATTNGLLTHDPILQIKASSSPVPTALAFDRLGSAVLSTSIPPQSSTYRSAQESAPHLLQPQFSLLPSALGGVQQASQPFSTSVFTGSTASIERALQRECSVIKHHQRPSSTLTVSQHSLPCYLSSGISFQDTLRQSTLTCSPLGDITQMSNGGPHQKTSQVSVELTQSYPSVIPSPGYPLSSTKAKNCAVKQPPRSSKNPKPQSVASPTQAPSYPKSAQNQSSVIASQTQIHAAAQLPSLLTVSQSQKFISSQSPNIPPVSHAQGFSSSKSETLPSLYKTLTLLSTPSQTITSDSPTLSYSSGQQPVPPSATDENYSDQTRDLPSANQSQSYPSSLSQGLSPVSQSQVSYSSQSQILSAVSPSESYTSGQNLTIASPSHSLPFSSSQVQNLSSSSPSQNYISLCASQNTQTQKSPPPQKFLPTVQSNFTSPVHSQTLQSRSASNTKSYAKRKSDSNLFASSKHDDEFPIQDLQALQQASLEPATQTLVEGEIGDQEEAYRVSKADDRYPQSVIRSHSRLEDEVGLTLQGCKKDVAHHISIASHDIKKVANLMQSSQVNVSAKELSQQQPLVHKVHETKITEHQDQISSTSAQIQAHAARQAQQLRLPSAQVLLESACDLHILQQSMLQSSLGQTKTSTQTHQIQSPQQAQFLQMDGHIIHSNGGQPQLYPQTSDVMKINIAEPSKHLQQHLTTKTNFSQSNQHDSKNQFVSLGSVCFPDSILLTDERNILSNVDDILAATAAACGVTPQEFAKSTSNEENPSLENAEDSKSRFQSIDLRRLSPNFSSSPAMVAKLQNMHNLSVNGSQMTVNLSSVSSLQSKNIILDQTNMEASDQTIRIGSPSTGIAHKEQEQISAIVKKRSSTSQESEEDNEILGNGRAEFASSGKSLSEESATSDNDFNMSIDDGNQTNGLLQPKTELQPSLCSGAKGDDENQGMTLESHQKREKGKIQNKSTAEDESGTQRQIKQACQSKRPNSKGTDMFFPLSPHIGESHDGYQHEERIRQKIKEVEEKQPEVKMGFIGSFLDFLKSGPKQQFSTPAVRMTNRNRRQSPLMVRAAQPPPPKPQPVPPAAMEASATSPPKPAEEEVKKNLEPLPSFSSDDEEDDSVGGSNDLQKSISTALSALDDTADKKNRSEAEKVIVKQESPRASSPVVSVQEKPKAAESHAPAECGDSSDELARSQLTVAVEGYTDEGNSDSGGEGMYRERDEFVVKIEDIESLKVALSAGKEPPAIWKVQKALLQKFVPEMRNGKREFSATNSYLGYFGDAKTKYKRVYVKFIENANKKEYVRVCSKKPRIKPPQIARPVHAKLANSKAVDPPALKSPAAKPLASKSPAAKVSSSSVKPKVKQPKVKAEPPPKKRKKWKEETPPCPSAASPEAQTDEDEFEPPAPFVTRFLNTRAMKETFKSYMELLFSIALDSDIIQALEKGDDVLLMPHMIKIDGMLNDTRRRLLSKLHLDKSFKRALDSFPNLTVISRETKTKNGGSVISKIKMTGKTYNKQTLRISKTNPKMCQEFAVDPERIHLCSLYHSLHHYKYHVYLRCKEEVLSLQKGNRDLRQEQILQLCMKNRKWLEELFEKFGDLLNHVQQKCL, from the exons ATGCATTCCTCAACGGAATTATTTGTTACTGGAGCACTACCAACATCTGGAACATTTCCACCAACGTCTGCCCTCTCAGCCTATCAGCATCCAAATACTTtcacttctagaaactttgtcactACCCCATCTCTAACACTTCAGGATGCAACTTTCAGTGCTACAACCAATGGTCTTCTGACTCATGACCCTATACTGCAGATTAAAGCATCGTCTAGCCCTGTCCCAACTGCTTTGGCATTTGATCGCCTTGGGAGTGCAGTTTTAAGTACCAGCATACCCCCTCAGTCTTCAACATATCGATCAGCTCAAGAGTCGGCACCCCACCTCTTGCAGCCTCAGTTTAGTTTGTTGCCTTCAGCACTTGGAGGAGTGCAGCAGGCTTCCCAGCCATTCAGTACTTCAGTCTTTACAGGTTCCACTGCCTCCATTGAACGAGCACTTCAGCGTGAATGTAGTGTTATTAAACACCATCAGCGGCCTTCCAGTACACTGACTGTTTCTCAGCATTCCTTACCATGTTATTTATCAAGTGGAATTAGCTTTCAGGATACACTGAGGCAGTCCACGCTGACTTGTAGTCCATTAGGAGATATTACTCAGATGAGTAATGGAGGACCACATCAGAAGACCTCTCAAGTTTCAGTGGAACTTACTCAGTCATACCCATCAGTCATTCCATCGCCTGGATATCCGCTTTCTTCAACAAAGGCAAAAAACTGTGCAGTAAAACAACCCCCAAGATCATCAAAAAATCCTAAGCCTCAAAGCGTAGCCTCTCCTACGCAGGCACCAAGTTACCCCAAGTCTGCGCAAAACCAGAGTTCTGTGATAGCAAGTCAGACGCAAATCCATGCAGCAGCACAGCTACCGAGTCTTCTGACAGTCAGCCAGTCGCAAAAGTTCATTTCATCCCAGTCACCAAATATTCCACCTGTCAGTCATGCTCAAGGGTTCTCATCCAGCAAATCAGAGACATTGCCTTCCTTATATAAAACACTGACGTTACTTTCTACGCCATCACAAACCATAACTTCTGACAGTCCAACACTAAGTTACTCTTCTGGTCAGCAACCTGTACCTCCTTCAGCTACAGATGAGAACTATTCTGATCAAACGAGGGATCTGCCTTCTGCTAACCAATCTCAGAGTTATCCTTCCAGTCTCTCTCAGGGTTTATCTCCAGTTAGCCAATCGCAGGTCAGTTACTCATCTCAGTCACAAATTTTGTCAGCCGTTAGTCCTTCAGAAAGTTATACTTCAGGGCAAAATTTGACAATAGCCTCACCTTCGCATTCTCTTCCATTTTCTTCTTCTCAAGTACAGAACTTGTCATCATCTAGTCCATCCCAGAATTACATTTCCTTGTGTGCTTCCCAAAATACTCAAACACAGAAATCACCACCTCCACAAAAATTTTTGCCAACTGTCCAGTCTAACTTTACATCTCCAGTTCATTCACAGACATTACAGAGTAGGTCTGCCTCCAATACAAAATCCTATGCTAAAAGGAAATCTGATTCCAATTTGTTTGCTTCCTCAAAGCATGACGATGAATTTCCAATACAGGATTTACAGGCATTACAGCAAGCTTCTCTTGAACCTGCAACTCAGACACTGGTTGAAGGTGAAATTGGTGACCAGGAGGAGGCCTACAGGGTGTCTAAGGCAGATGACAGATATCCCCAAAGTGTAATCAGGAGTCACTCTCGTCTTGAGGATGAAGTTGGGCTAACTCTTCAAGGGTGTAAAAAAGATGTGGCACATCACATCAGCATAGCTAGTCATGATATTAAAAAGGTAGCTAATTTAATGCAATCATCCCAGGTTAATGTTAGTGCTAAAGAGTTAAGTCAGCAGCAGCCTCTTGTACATAAGGTACATGaaacaaaaatcacagaacatcaggatcAGATTAGCAGCACATCAGCCCAAATTCAGGCTCATGCAGCAAGACAGGCTCAGCAGCTACGGTTGCCTAGTGCACAGGTACTTTtagaatctgcttgtgatttacacATTCTTCAGCAATCAATGCTACAATCAAGCTTAGGACAAACAAAGACATCAACACAAACGCATCAGATTCAGAGTCCTCAACAGGCTCAGTTTCTTCAAATGGATGGCCATATTATTCATAGTAATGGCGGTCAACCTCAACTCTATCCTCAAACCTCAGATGTTATGAAAATTAACATTGCAGAGCCCTCAAAACATTTGCAGCAACATTTGACTACAAAAACTAATTTCAGCCAGTCAAATCAACATGATTCCAAGAATCAGTTTGTTTCCCTTGGATCGGTTTGTTTCCCGGATTCAATTCTTCTTACCGATGAAAGGAATATTTTGTCAAATGTTGATGATATCCTAGCAGCTACAGCAGCAGCTTGTGGGGTTACACCACAGGAGTTTGCTAAATCTACGTCTAATGAAGAAAACCCATCTCTTGAAAATGCTGAGGATTCTAAATCTCGTTTTCAGTCTATAGACCTTAGACGTTTGAGTCCAAACTTCAGTTCTTCACCAGCCATGGTTGCTAAGCTACAAAACATGCATAATCTTTCTGTAAATGGAAGCCAAATGACAGTAAACCTTTCCTCAGTGTCTTCTCTACAGTCAAAAAACATAATCCTTGATCAAACAAATATGGAGGCTTCTGATCAAACTATACGAATAGGCTCTCCATCGACTGGAATTGCACACAAGGAGCAAGAACAGATTTCTGCTATTGTTAAGAAACGGTCTAGCACTAGCCAAGAATCTGAAGAAGATAATGAGATTCTAGGTAATGGCAGAGCAGAATTTGCTTCAAGTGGCAAGAGTCTTAGTGAAGAAAGTGCCACATCGGACAATGATTTCAATATGAGTATTGATGATGGTAACCAGACTAACGGTCTACTGCAGCCAAAAACTGAGCTCCAACCCTCTCTTTGTTCTGGTGCTAAGGGTGATGATGAAAACCAAGGTATGACACTAGAAAGccatcaaaagagagaaaaagggaaaatacAAAATAAGTCAACTGCAGAGGATGAGAGTGGTACCCAGAGGCAAATAAAACAAGCTTGTCAAAGCAAGCGTCCAAATTCAAAAGGAACTGATATGTTTTTTCCACTTTCTCCCCACATTGGTGAAAGTCATGATGGTTATCAGCATGAGGAAAGAATAAGGCAAAAAATCAAAGAAGTAGAGGAAAAACAGCCAGAAGTTAAAATGGGATTTATTGGATCATTTttagactttttaaaatctggaccCAAGCAACAATTTTCAACTCCTGCTGTACGGATGACAAACCGCAATAGGCGACAGTCTCCACTGATGGTTCGGGCagctcagccaccaccaccaaagcCTCAGCCAGTGCCTCCGGCTGCCATGGAGGCTAGCGCTACAAGTCCACCCAAACCAGCTGAAGAGGAGGTGAAGAAAAACTTGGAACCTTTGCCTTCGTTTTCTTCTGATGACGAGGAGGATGATTCTGTAGGCGGCAGTAATGATCTTCAAAAGAGCATCTCTACAGCCTTGTCTGCTTTAGATGATACTGCAGATAAAAAGAACAGATCAG AAGCTGAGAAGGTGATTGTAAAGCAAGAGTCTCCTCGTGCCTCGTCACCTGTAGTGAGTGTTCAAGAAAAGCCAAAAGCGGCTGAGTCTCACGCGCCGGCTGAATGTGGTGATTCTTCAGATGAGTTGGCCAGATCACAATTAACTGTTGCAGTAGAAGGATACACCGATGAGGGAAATTCAGACAGTGGTGGAGAGGGGATGTACAGAGAACGTGACGAATTTGTAGTGAAGATTGAAGACATCGAATCACTGAAG GTTGCACTGAGTGCTGGAAAAGAACCCCCTGCAATCTGGAAAGTACAGAAGGCTTTGTTGCAGAAGTTTGTCCCCGAGATGCGGAATGGAAAAAGAGAGTTTTCTGCTACTAACAGT TACCTTGGCTACTTTGGTGATGCAAAGACTAAATACAAACGGGTATACGTCAAGTTCATAGAAAATGCGAACAAAAAAGAATACGTGAGAGTGTGTTcaaagaagccaagaatcaaaccTCCGCAGATTGCCAG GCCCGTTCATGCCAAGTTGGCTAATAGCAAAGCTGTCGATCCTCCTGCATTAAAATCCCCAGCTGCAAAACCACTGGCTTCAAAAAGCCCAGCTGCAAaagtctcctcctcctcagtgaaACCCAAAGTTAAACAGCCAAAAGTGAAAGCTGAGCCCCCACCAAAGAAACGGAAGAAGTGGAAAGAGGAGACGCCCCCGTGCCCTTCTGCCGCGTCTCCTGAAGCACAGACGGATGAGGATG AATTTGAACCCCCTGCTCCTTTTGTAACTCGCTTTTTGAATACAAGAGCTATGAAGGAGACTTTTAAAAGTTACATGGAGCTACTCTTTAGCATTGCTTTAGACTCTGATATTATTCAGGCCTTGGAAAAAGGCGAcg